From Pseudoleptotrichia goodfellowii, a single genomic window includes:
- a CDS encoding phosphotriesterase family protein, which produces MSLKNGYTLMHEHIFIDLSGIKKLDDCRLDCKNETIEEFKELYKNGVRNVVEVTNIGIGRDISYIQEVSEKSGINVICATGFYKEPFYPEFVYEKNEKELSEIMKKDILEGINSTGKKAGIIGEIGSSKEIITETELKVFKAAIIAHLETGVPITTHTSLGTMGHEQVKLFKEYKVDLNKIVIGHVDLTGNVEYILEMLYNGVYVEFDTIGKNNYLADDIRVEMLKEIEKRDLIDRVFLSLDITRKSNMKYNGGIGYNYIFDVFIPKLKEAGIKDDSIEKMLKSNPERFFK; this is translated from the coding sequence ATGTCATTAAAAAATGGATATACTTTGATGCACGAACATATTTTTATAGATTTATCGGGAATAAAAAAGTTGGATGATTGCAGACTAGACTGTAAGAATGAAACAATAGAGGAATTTAAGGAACTTTACAAAAACGGTGTTCGGAATGTAGTCGAAGTAACAAATATAGGAATAGGAAGAGATATAAGTTACATACAGGAAGTTTCCGAAAAGTCGGGTATAAATGTCATCTGTGCAACGGGATTTTATAAAGAGCCTTTTTACCCCGAGTTTGTTTACGAAAAAAATGAAAAAGAACTTTCAGAAATAATGAAAAAAGATATTCTCGAAGGTATAAACAGTACGGGGAAAAAAGCGGGAATAATAGGAGAGATCGGGTCAAGCAAAGAAATAATAACGGAAACTGAATTGAAAGTTTTTAAAGCTGCGATAATTGCTCATTTGGAAACAGGAGTTCCTATTACCACTCATACATCCTTAGGAACAATGGGTCACGAACAGGTAAAGCTCTTTAAAGAATATAAAGTCGATTTGAATAAAATTGTAATAGGACATGTGGATTTGACAGGAAATGTAGAATATATTCTGGAAATGCTGTATAACGGAGTGTATGTGGAATTTGACACAATAGGAAAGAATAACTATTTAGCTGATGATATACGTGTAGAAATGCTGAAAGAAATAGAAAAAAGGGATTTGATTGACAGAGTGTTTTTATCCCTTGATATTACGAGAAAATCCAATATGAAATACAACGGAGGAATAGGATATAATTATATTTTTGATGTTTTTATTCCGAAGTTGAAAGAAGCAGGAATAAAAGACGATTCGATTGAAAAAATGCTGAAAAGTAATCCTGAAAGATTTTTTAAATAA
- a CDS encoding YhfT family protein, translated as MEKFLISALLSGFASILANLGVAVFNDGLRPMVPEFLEGRMDRKALAATSFALSFGLVIGFGIPFSIGSTIILIHSILLGTDIIGTSTPRNNVGLALSGIIGALYGVGLVYGLEIVINIFQKMPIDFLPSLAKVGAPIIVGFAVFPALVVGYQYGTKKGAFTLIATLLVRQIIAVFGKIPVAEKISITLNPDGMALLVSVVIMLIFAIFDKETEKTNSNEMLVGIFSARVARVKKNIIPLSIMGGLIAAACSLRVVAGDPISLKLLASTLKDTAGGDAKNFEAGLVALARSIGFVPLVATTAITTGVYGPAGMTLVFVVGIFVKNPIISFVLGAAILAVEILLLELIAKSLDRFPGVKACGDQIRTAMTKVLEVSLLVGGMIAANEMAGSNGLGFLFVSGFYLLNKTSKKPLVDMAVGPVATILFGIILNILYLLHLYVIPVAAK; from the coding sequence ATGGAGAAATTTTTGATTAGTGCGTTATTAAGCGGATTTGCGTCGATATTGGCAAATTTGGGAGTAGCAGTATTTAATGACGGATTAAGACCTATGGTGCCTGAATTTTTAGAAGGAAGAATGGACAGAAAAGCTCTGGCGGCAACAAGTTTCGCATTGTCATTCGGACTTGTAATAGGATTCGGTATACCTTTTTCTATAGGATCGACTATTATACTGATACATAGTATATTACTCGGAACGGACATAATAGGAACTTCAACTCCTAGAAACAATGTAGGATTGGCACTCTCAGGAATAATAGGAGCTTTATACGGAGTAGGACTGGTATACGGACTTGAAATAGTCATAAATATATTCCAAAAGATGCCGATTGATTTTTTGCCGAGTCTTGCTAAGGTAGGAGCACCTATAATTGTGGGATTTGCAGTGTTTCCTGCACTTGTTGTGGGATACCAGTACGGAACGAAAAAAGGTGCATTTACATTGATAGCTACTTTACTTGTAAGACAGATCATAGCTGTGTTCGGTAAAATACCCGTTGCGGAAAAAATAAGCATTACTTTGAATCCGGACGGAATGGCTTTACTTGTGAGTGTTGTTATAATGCTTATTTTTGCTATATTTGATAAAGAAACAGAAAAAACCAATTCCAATGAAATGCTTGTAGGAATATTTTCTGCAAGGGTTGCAAGAGTAAAGAAAAATATAATTCCCCTTTCAATAATGGGAGGATTGATAGCTGCTGCATGCAGTTTGAGAGTTGTTGCAGGGGATCCTATATCTTTAAAACTGTTGGCATCAACTTTGAAAGATACCGCAGGCGGAGATGCCAAAAACTTTGAAGCAGGACTGGTTGCCCTTGCAAGAAGTATAGGATTTGTTCCTTTGGTAGCTACTACTGCAATTACGACAGGAGTATACGGACCTGCAGGAATGACTCTGGTATTTGTAGTGGGAATTTTTGTTAAAAATCCGATTATCTCTTTTGTTTTAGGAGCGGCTATTCTGGCTGTGGAAATATTATTACTGGAATTAATAGCAAAAAGTCTTGACAGATTTCCAGGAGTTAAGGCGTGTGGAGATCAGATAAGAACAGCTATGACAAAGGTCCTTGAAGTTTCGCTGCTTGTAGGAGGAATGATTGCAGCAAATGAAATGGCGGGATCAAACGGATTAGGATTTTTATTTGTGAGCGGATTTTATCTTTTAAATAAAACTTCTAAAAAACCTTTGGTAGATATGGCAGTAGGACCTGTGGCTACTATTCTGTTCGGAATAATACTGAATATATTGTATCTGCTTCATTTATATGTAATACCTGTTGCAGCAAAATAA
- a CDS encoding DUF2620 domain-containing protein, with the protein MKIVVGGQIDKENVNNLLKKYIPESEITVKSDIDAAMDVKVGNADYYFGACNTGGGGALAMAIAIIGADKCATLAMPGNILDEEKIKEEVNSGKIAFGFTPQAAEQVIRIVAEYIK; encoded by the coding sequence ATGAAAATAGTTGTAGGCGGACAGATAGATAAAGAAAATGTAAACAATTTGCTGAAAAAATATATACCCGAGTCGGAAATAACTGTAAAAAGTGATATTGATGCCGCAATGGATGTAAAAGTCGGAAATGCTGATTATTATTTCGGTGCATGTAATACCGGAGGCGGAGGTGCTTTGGCAATGGCAATCGCAATAATAGGAGCGGATAAATGTGCAACTTTGGCTATGCCCGGAAATATTTTAGATGAGGAAAAAATAAAAGAAGAAGTAAATTCGGGAAAAATCGCTTTCGGATTTACACCGCAGGCTGCAGAACAGGTTATAAGAATAGTTGCAGAATATATAAAATAA
- a CDS encoding PRD domain-containing protein — protein MEKLKFRLDILKNSEVIDEEIYNKVISLIEHLDKKWKITLTEENGAMFVTHLSMALKRIKQNENVNNIDKTVFEEVLVSDKLDKIEKIYEDIEKNIFIEKLPEEEKKYILVNLLLLEENK, from the coding sequence ATGGAAAAATTAAAGTTCAGATTGGATATACTTAAAAATTCCGAGGTGATAGATGAGGAAATCTATAATAAAGTGATTTCTTTAATAGAGCATCTGGATAAAAAATGGAAAATTACTTTAACTGAAGAAAACGGAGCAATGTTTGTAACACATTTATCAATGGCTCTAAAAAGGATAAAGCAGAATGAAAATGTAAATAATATCGATAAAACAGTGTTTGAAGAAGTTCTGGTTTCGGATAAACTGGATAAAATAGAAAAAATATATGAAGATATTGAAAAAAATATTTTTATTGAAAAATTACCTGAAGAAGAGAAAAAATACATTTTGGTAAATTTATTGTTATTGGAAGAGAATAAATAA
- the yhfZ gene encoding GntR family transcriptional regulator YhfZ — MNNSEEKKLNKKNRSVLFVARELLFLKVGERIAPVTEYSEKYGISVGLIQRAFVLLQNEGAIKLDKRGVLGSFVKEINNEILLEKSDLGFLVGVMPLPYSKRYEGLATGIKNNFQNYNLNYYFAYMSGSGVRLSLLRKGIYDFAVVSRLAYEIERERNGDIESVFEFGANSYVSKHVLLKAPGVKKIVKIGVDRNSEDQEFLTKEFLGDSNYEFVEIDYNETLKLLENKIVDGIIWNYDEIEEKSIKMEYEELPESRILKKANEAVLVISRRNDNLRKLSRKIIDVDYIREIQQKVLTNQILPTY; from the coding sequence ATGAATAATAGCGAAGAAAAAAAATTGAACAAAAAAAACCGTTCAGTATTGTTTGTGGCGAGAGAACTATTGTTCTTAAAAGTGGGAGAAAGAATTGCTCCTGTGACAGAATATTCTGAAAAATACGGAATTTCGGTAGGGTTAATTCAAAGGGCTTTTGTTCTTTTACAGAATGAAGGAGCAATTAAGCTTGATAAAAGAGGGGTATTAGGTTCATTTGTCAAAGAAATCAACAATGAAATACTTTTGGAAAAAAGTGATTTAGGATTTTTAGTGGGAGTAATGCCGTTACCTTATTCCAAAAGATACGAAGGTCTTGCAACAGGTATAAAAAATAATTTCCAGAATTATAATCTGAATTATTATTTTGCTTATATGAGCGGCTCGGGAGTGAGATTGAGTCTTTTAAGGAAAGGTATATATGACTTTGCAGTTGTTTCAAGACTTGCTTATGAAATAGAAAGAGAAAGAAACGGAGATATCGAATCGGTATTTGAATTCGGGGCAAATAGTTATGTTTCAAAACATGTACTTTTAAAAGCACCGGGAGTAAAAAAGATAGTTAAAATCGGAGTAGATAGAAATTCTGAAGATCAGGAGTTTTTAACTAAAGAATTTCTTGGAGATTCAAATTATGAATTTGTGGAAATTGATTATAATGAAACATTAAAATTGCTTGAAAATAAAATTGTAGACGGAATCATTTGGAATTATGATGAAATCGAAGAAAAAAGTATCAAAATGGAATACGAAGAACTGCCTGAAAGCAGAATTCTCAAAAAAGCTAATGAAGCTGTGCTGGTAATCAGCAGAAGAAATGATAATTTGAGAAAATTGTCAAGAAAAATTATAGATGTAGATTATATAAGAGAAATACAGCAAAAAGTTCTTACAAATCAGATATTGCCGACATATTAA
- a CDS encoding YhcH/YjgK/YiaL family protein, whose translation MIFTNLNDELQNKSLSEKIQKCIEFTKENNFEEYESGSYDVPGTDIKVNVGNYNTKPENECSWESHLKYIDVQIMIKGREYIAFNNIRNLKKTKVDEEKDFIGHEGPELFRVLLEDGDVLILYPEDGHMPGIKSEESIPVKKIVYKIDVNTV comes from the coding sequence ATGATTTTTACTAATCTGAATGATGAGTTGCAAAATAAAAGTCTTTCGGAAAAAATACAGAAATGTATAGAATTTACAAAAGAAAATAATTTTGAAGAATATGAATCCGGAAGTTATGATGTTCCCGGAACGGATATTAAAGTGAATGTCGGAAATTATAATACAAAACCCGAAAATGAATGTTCGTGGGAAAGTCATCTGAAATATATTGATGTTCAGATTATGATTAAAGGAAGAGAATACATAGCTTTCAATAATATACGTAATCTGAAAAAGACTAAAGTTGATGAAGAAAAAGATTTCATAGGACATGAAGGTCCTGAATTATTCAGAGTATTATTAGAAGACGGAGATGTTCTCATTCTTTATCCTGAAGACGGACATATGCCGGGAATAAAATCGGAAGAAAGTATTCCTGTAAAAAAGATAGTTTATAAAATAGATGTGAATACAGTTTAG
- a CDS encoding PTS transporter subunit EIIC, producing the protein MKNSFFSTLQKIGRAFMLPIAVLPMAGILLGVGGSFTNPVLIKTYNLTFLSEGTPLNYLMQLFSNTGLFVFANLPLLFAVGVAIGLANKNKETAALSAVLGFLLFHTVIGTVLSFQGITPDSVTYDALIGKGLSEAAARGTAALYAKELGIFTLQTGVFGGIICGIVASAITNKFSDKVLPDYLAFFSGNRFVPVMTIILFIPVAVIFPFIWPTVFMGIVKAGEIFAKTGAVGTFFYGFTMRILNVFGLHHAIYPLFWYTQLGGYQEVAGKMVAGGQNIFFAQLADPSVKHFSAAATKTMTGGFLPMMFGLPAAALAMYRTADDKNKAAVKGILISAALTSFLTGITEPIEFTFLFVAPALYVIHAILEGLAYMLMYVLNVAVGITFSRGIIDFTFFGLLQGPAKTSYYWILILGPVYAVAYYFIFKTLILKFNIPTPGRGDSENKLYTRKDYNESKGKKEFIDEIVESLGGIDNIENIDACITRLRVTVKDPSTVSDDVKWKELQAKGVIRSGKGVQIVYGTQAETYKNKIREKYKI; encoded by the coding sequence ATGAAAAACAGTTTTTTTTCAACATTACAAAAAATAGGTAGAGCATTTATGCTTCCTATAGCAGTATTACCTATGGCAGGAATACTTTTAGGAGTAGGAGGTTCATTTACAAATCCTGTATTAATTAAAACGTATAATTTGACGTTTTTAAGTGAAGGAACACCTTTAAATTACTTAATGCAACTGTTTTCCAATACAGGATTGTTCGTGTTTGCAAATTTACCTTTGCTGTTTGCGGTAGGGGTGGCAATAGGACTTGCAAATAAAAATAAAGAAACTGCGGCTTTATCGGCAGTTTTAGGATTCCTGTTATTTCACACAGTGATAGGAACAGTGTTAAGCTTTCAGGGGATAACGCCTGATTCGGTAACTTATGATGCTTTGATCGGAAAAGGATTAAGCGAAGCAGCTGCGAGAGGAACTGCGGCATTGTATGCTAAAGAACTTGGAATATTCACATTACAGACAGGAGTATTCGGAGGGATAATATGCGGTATAGTGGCATCAGCGATAACAAATAAATTTTCTGATAAAGTGTTGCCTGATTATTTGGCATTTTTCAGTGGGAACAGATTTGTTCCTGTAATGACAATAATTTTATTTATACCGGTTGCAGTAATATTTCCGTTTATATGGCCTACAGTTTTCATGGGAATTGTAAAAGCCGGAGAAATATTCGCGAAAACAGGAGCAGTCGGAACATTCTTCTACGGATTTACAATGAGAATATTAAATGTATTCGGTTTACACCATGCAATTTATCCTTTGTTCTGGTATACTCAACTTGGAGGTTATCAGGAAGTTGCTGGAAAAATGGTTGCAGGAGGGCAAAATATATTCTTTGCACAATTGGCTGATCCGTCAGTAAAACATTTCAGTGCAGCAGCTACAAAAACAATGACAGGAGGATTCCTTCCTATGATGTTCGGATTACCTGCGGCAGCACTTGCAATGTACAGAACTGCAGACGACAAAAATAAAGCGGCAGTAAAAGGAATATTGATATCGGCAGCATTGACTTCATTCCTTACAGGAATAACAGAGCCTATTGAATTTACGTTCTTGTTCGTAGCACCTGCATTGTATGTAATTCATGCAATACTTGAAGGACTTGCATATATGTTAATGTATGTATTAAACGTAGCAGTAGGAATTACTTTCTCAAGAGGAATAATAGACTTTACATTCTTCGGATTGTTACAGGGACCTGCAAAAACTTCGTATTACTGGATACTTATATTAGGACCTGTGTATGCAGTAGCTTATTATTTCATATTCAAAACATTGATATTGAAATTTAACATTCCTACTCCGGGTAGAGGAGATTCGGAAAATAAACTTTATACAAGAAAAGATTATAACGAATCTAAAGGAAAAAAAGAATTTATTGATGAAATAGTAGAGTCCTTAGGAGGAATAGACAATATTGAAAATATTGATGCATGTATAACAAGATTAAGAGTAACTGTAAAAGATCCTTCAACAGTTTCTGATGATGTAAAATGGAAAGAATTACAGGCTAAAGGAGTTATAAGATCAGGAAAAGGTGTGCAGATAGTTTACGGAACTCAGGCAGAAACATATAAAAACAAAATAAGGGAGAAATATAAAATATGA
- a CDS encoding N-acetylmannosamine-6-phosphate 2-epimerase: MNKKEIIEKLKGKLIVSCQALPGEPLYIENDTMMPLMAVAAKRAGAAGIRTNGERDVKEIKKTVDLPVIGLIKKEYEGFSQYITVTMKEIDTLVKAGADIIALDCTMRERGDGKTVNGFIKEIKEKYPDIILMADISTFEEGVNAEKAGVDMVGTTLSGYTPYSEKTDGPDFKLVEKLSKKLDIPVIAEGKIHEPQQAKKMLELGAHAVVVGGAITRPLEIAQRFVKAVEN; the protein is encoded by the coding sequence ATGAATAAAAAAGAAATAATTGAAAAATTAAAAGGCAAACTGATAGTATCATGTCAGGCATTGCCGGGAGAACCGTTGTATATTGAAAATGATACAATGATGCCTCTTATGGCTGTCGCTGCAAAAAGGGCGGGAGCAGCCGGAATAAGGACAAACGGGGAAAGAGATGTGAAAGAAATAAAAAAAACGGTAGATTTACCTGTTATAGGATTGATAAAGAAAGAATATGAAGGATTTTCCCAATATATAACTGTTACAATGAAAGAAATCGATACTTTGGTAAAAGCGGGAGCGGATATAATTGCTCTTGACTGTACAATGAGAGAAAGAGGTGACGGGAAAACTGTAAACGGTTTTATAAAAGAAATAAAAGAGAAATATCCTGATATAATATTGATGGCAGATATTTCCACATTTGAAGAAGGAGTAAATGCCGAAAAAGCAGGAGTAGATATGGTAGGAACGACTCTCAGCGGATACACACCTTACAGCGAAAAAACTGACGGGCCTGATTTCAAACTCGTGGAAAAATTGTCAAAAAAGTTGGATATACCTGTAATCGCTGAAGGGAAAATACACGAACCGCAACAGGCGAAAAAAATGCTTGAATTGGGAGCTCATGCGGTAGTAGTGGGAGGAGCAATAACAAGACCTCTTGAAATAGCCCAAAGATTTGTTAAAGCAGTAGAAAACTAA
- a CDS encoding dicarboxylate/amino acid:cation symporter, translating to MEKSEINKKSFWKNYSFPILLLTGIAIGSIIGIILGEKATVLKPFGDIFINLMFTAVVPLVFITISSAVGSMINMKRLGMILGYMLLTFVVTGAIASIIIIIAVKIFPPAAGVNISIPTPEAVKPVSLGEQFVKAVTVSDFPQLLSKSNMLPLIIFSVLFGTCVSLVDDEKKSIAAGLEKFSKVMMKLIELIMYYAPIGLGAYFAALIGEFGPQLLGSYAKAMIIYYPICIFYFFAAFSVYSFYAGGKNGVKVFFGNILNPSITSLATQSSIATLPVNLEAAKNMGVPKDIREIILPIGATMHMDGTCLSSILKISFLFGIFGKDFSGIGTYLIAIVVSVLGGVVMSGVPGGGLIGEMLIINLFGFPMEAFPIIATIGFLVDPPATWLNSTGDTVASMVVTRMIEGKNWIFGKKID from the coding sequence ATGGAAAAATCTGAAATTAACAAAAAATCATTTTGGAAAAACTACTCTTTCCCTATTTTATTATTGACAGGGATTGCGATAGGAAGTATTATCGGAATTATTCTCGGAGAGAAAGCTACTGTTTTAAAGCCTTTCGGAGATATTTTCATTAATCTTATGTTTACTGCTGTTGTTCCTCTGGTTTTTATAACTATCTCAAGTGCAGTCGGAAGTATGATAAATATGAAAAGACTTGGAATGATACTGGGATATATGCTTTTAACATTTGTCGTCACAGGAGCTATAGCTTCTATAATAATTATTATTGCAGTTAAAATATTCCCACCTGCAGCAGGAGTAAATATTTCCATTCCGACTCCTGAAGCTGTCAAGCCTGTAAGTCTGGGAGAACAATTTGTAAAAGCGGTTACCGTTTCGGATTTCCCTCAATTACTTTCAAAATCAAACATGCTTCCTCTTATAATTTTTTCGGTATTATTCGGAACTTGTGTGAGTCTTGTAGATGATGAAAAAAAATCCATAGCTGCAGGACTTGAAAAATTTTCCAAAGTTATGATGAAACTTATTGAATTAATTATGTATTATGCCCCTATCGGTCTCGGAGCTTACTTCGCAGCACTGATAGGAGAATTCGGTCCTCAGCTTCTCGGCTCATACGCAAAAGCTATGATTATCTACTATCCTATATGTATATTTTATTTCTTTGCAGCATTTTCAGTTTATTCTTTTTATGCAGGAGGGAAAAACGGAGTCAAAGTCTTTTTCGGTAATATTTTAAATCCATCCATTACATCTTTGGCTACACAAAGTTCTATCGCCACTCTTCCTGTCAATTTGGAAGCTGCTAAAAATATGGGTGTACCTAAAGATATAAGAGAAATCATCTTACCAATCGGAGCTACTATGCATATGGACGGAACATGTCTTTCTTCCATACTCAAAATTTCTTTCCTATTCGGTATTTTTGGAAAAGATTTTTCAGGAATAGGTACTTATTTAATAGCTATCGTCGTTTCGGTCTTAGGCGGCGTAGTAATGTCAGGTGTTCCCGGTGGAGGGCTTATAGGCGAAATGCTCATCATCAATTTATTCGGCTTTCCTATGGAAGCATTTCCTATCATTGCAACTATAGGATTTTTAGTGGATCCGCCTGCTACATGGTTAAATTCCACAGGAGATACTGTCGCTTCCATGGTCGTTACAAGAATGATCGAAGGAAAAAACTGGATTTTCGGCAAAAAAATTGATTGA
- a CDS encoding S66 peptidase family protein — MNFPKPLKKGDNVFLLCPSSPVIAEEDIKKCSEIIENMGYNAVIGKSLYENYGGYMAGSAKIRVDDLHEAFSREDIKGIFCVKGGYSASQLLDKLDYNLIANNPKVFAGYSDITNLHIVFNQKCNLGTYHGPMVKSNMFNDFNEYTEKSFFEAIECSEWKYKEPENKSLSLLNAKNINDSVSHIKGILTGGNLAIIAASLGTPYEIDTKDKILFLEDVDEKIGSLDRMLTHLKYSGKLDDCNGIILGNFADCKNTYETINNQIYELDELLKDFFGNYDKPVIYGMESGHAKPYMATLPLGAECKINIKTKEITFTK; from the coding sequence ATGAATTTCCCGAAACCCTTAAAAAAAGGAGACAATGTATTTTTACTTTGTCCTTCTTCACCTGTAATTGCAGAAGAAGATATAAAAAAATGTTCTGAAATTATTGAAAATATGGGATACAATGCTGTAATCGGAAAAAGCCTTTACGAAAATTACGGCGGATATATGGCAGGAAGTGCAAAAATTCGTGTAGACGATTTACACGAAGCATTTTCAAGAGAAGATATTAAAGGCATATTTTGTGTAAAGGGCGGCTATTCTGCTTCACAGCTTTTGGATAAACTCGACTACAATCTTATCGCAAACAATCCTAAAGTATTTGCAGGTTACAGTGATATTACTAACTTGCATATTGTCTTTAACCAAAAATGTAATTTGGGAACTTATCACGGTCCTATGGTAAAATCGAATATGTTTAACGACTTTAACGAATATACCGAAAAATCTTTTTTTGAAGCCATTGAATGCAGCGAATGGAAATACAAAGAACCGGAAAATAAAAGCCTTTCTCTGCTGAATGCCAAAAATATAAACGACAGCGTTTCCCATATAAAAGGCATCCTCACAGGGGGAAATTTGGCTATTATTGCGGCTTCTTTAGGTACTCCTTATGAGATAGATACCAAAGATAAAATTCTCTTTTTGGAAGATGTAGATGAAAAAATCGGCTCTCTCGACAGAATGCTCACTCATTTAAAATATTCAGGAAAGCTTGATGACTGTAACGGAATTATTCTCGGCAATTTTGCAGATTGTAAAAACACTTATGAAACTATCAATAATCAGATTTACGAACTGGATGAGTTGCTGAAAGACTTTTTCGGTAATTATGACAAACCCGTCATTTACGGAATGGAATCGGGACACGCAAAGCCTTATATGGCTACATTGCCGTTAGGAGCAGAATGTAAAATAAATATTAAAACGAAAGAAATAACTTTTACAAAATAG
- a CDS encoding dipeptidase: MFFDMHADVWTDNLWEYEKGKNDVIRRKYKDKFIKGGLFGGIFVIYMDAFNTPDVEEVFFRSLRAMSEELYHSRDLVHVIKDYEDFEKAEKQNKFGVILGIEGLPGIGSNLDYLYLLERTGVRHIGMTWNEENAFATGQRGDVNRGLTDLGIKAVEIIENLGILLDVSHANDKTFWDIAKYSKKPFFASHSNARSLCPSMRNLTDEQILCIGERNGMIGMNSYHGFVSKNEKEKNLDMLLNHMEYIAEKIGLDKVGFGFDFAEYYSTPEDEDEGLQGVHDVTEIGNVKKALEKRGYSKEEIENIAYKNFVSFFERVRGK, encoded by the coding sequence ATGTTTTTTGATATGCACGCAGATGTGTGGACTGACAACCTTTGGGAATATGAAAAAGGTAAAAATGATGTCATAAGAAGAAAATACAAAGATAAATTTATAAAAGGAGGGCTTTTTGGAGGAATTTTCGTAATTTATATGGATGCTTTCAATACTCCCGATGTTGAAGAAGTGTTTTTCAGAAGTTTGAGAGCAATGAGTGAAGAACTTTATCATTCAAGGGATTTAGTTCATGTTATAAAGGATTATGAAGATTTTGAAAAAGCTGAAAAACAAAATAAATTCGGTGTTATTTTAGGAATAGAGGGACTTCCCGGAATAGGTTCAAACCTTGATTATCTCTATCTTTTAGAGAGAACGGGAGTTCGACATATCGGTATGACCTGGAACGAAGAAAACGCTTTCGCTACAGGACAAAGAGGCGATGTGAACAGAGGACTTACCGATTTGGGAATAAAAGCTGTAGAGATTATCGAAAATTTAGGAATACTACTTGATGTTTCCCATGCCAACGACAAGACTTTTTGGGATATAGCAAAATACTCGAAAAAGCCTTTTTTCGCTTCTCATTCCAATGCCAGAAGTTTATGCCCTTCAATGAGAAATCTGACAGATGAGCAAATACTCTGTATCGGAGAAAGAAACGGAATGATCGGAATGAACAGTTATCACGGTTTTGTCAGTAAAAACGAAAAAGAAAAGAATCTTGATATGCTTTTAAATCATATGGAATATATTGCTGAAAAAATCGGGCTTGACAAAGTAGGATTCGGCTTTGATTTTGCTGAATATTACAGTACACCTGAAGATGAGGACGAAGGACTTCAAGGAGTTCATGATGTAACTGAAATCGGCAATGTAAAAAAAGCCCTTGAAAAAAGAGGCTATTCTAAAGAAGAAATTGAAAATATAGCTTACAAAAACTTTGTTTCTTTTTTTGAAAGAGTGAGAGGGAAATAG
- a CDS encoding MurR/RpiR family transcriptional regulator translates to MKGIQMKYINIIESFYPSLSKQEKKIADYIFEKKGQISYQSLQEIAKQIKVGEATIVRFVKKIGFNGFQDLKLHIAKEDFPIIETGYEDYIDNIQANINSAITNTKSLIDRKHLDKSIAAIGKAERLFLYGVGASGIVARELQNKFLRFGKAGIAYTDSHFQIMNAAITTNKDVIIAVSLSGSTNDIVESLEIAKKNKAKIIAITNHILSPVAQLADYVLLTAGRETLLDGGSLIAKISQLYVADILCTGYALKNKEEALKMKHNTAQAVLSKNK, encoded by the coding sequence ATGAAAGGGATACAGATGAAATATATTAATATTATAGAATCGTTTTATCCTTCTCTGAGTAAACAGGAGAAAAAGATAGCAGATTATATCTTTGAGAAAAAAGGACAAATCAGCTATCAGTCATTGCAGGAAATTGCCAAACAGATAAAAGTCGGAGAAGCTACAATAGTAAGATTTGTAAAAAAAATAGGTTTTAACGGCTTTCAGGATTTAAAGCTGCACATAGCCAAAGAAGATTTTCCTATAATAGAGACAGGATATGAAGATTATATAGACAATATTCAGGCTAATATAAACAGTGCAATAACAAATACAAAATCATTAATAGACAGAAAACATCTGGATAAATCCATTGCTGCTATCGGGAAAGCTGAAAGGCTTTTCCTTTACGGAGTGGGAGCTTCGGGAATTGTAGCGAGAGAGCTTCAGAATAAGTTTTTAAGATTCGGAAAAGCGGGAATAGCTTACACGGATAGCCATTTTCAGATAATGAACGCTGCAATAACGACTAATAAAGATGTAATAATAGCAGTGAGTTTATCAGGCTCGACAAACGACATTGTTGAATCACTTGAAATAGCAAAAAAGAACAAAGCTAAAATAATAGCAATTACCAATCATATTTTATCTCCTGTGGCACAACTGGCAGATTATGTTTTGCTGACTGCAGGGAGAGAAACATTGCTTGATGGAGGTTCGCTTATTGCAAAAATATCTCAGTTATATGTTGCAGATATACTTTGTACAGGTTATGCTTTGAAAAATAAGGAAGAGGCTTTGAAAATGAAACATAACACTGCACAGGCGGTGTTGTCCAAAAATAAATAA